From one Culex quinquefasciatus strain JHB chromosome 3, VPISU_Cqui_1.0_pri_paternal, whole genome shotgun sequence genomic stretch:
- the LOC6035467 gene encoding titin isoform X2, which translates to MATSAVHRGRTSESAESTNPLGTRKTLIIMVTVVGCIAILWPKVFYPMMVGPNGGAGVGAGAGQFKPNIMKDHRGSGIRQERPPHLRPETIHPAMRERGRAIPHVGSVQTERPQSAPRIVEGRPGPIPGMRPPMGAGSHQSTKSVNSMGFIMPLYTIGIVSFFIYTILKLLFKKNPAAPYPEIKPDTTFREEVFTQDQYIKRPVESGKTKLGQPLGENGSVPASAAPVSNGNATSHGTTVQAEISVDYEQLAAQSERQTAATTDVAVPAKEQEQVQEQLIEAVLAELANASAGSEQPKETECNEQSVAQEYEDIVQPSYDPATEKVVDGIVVKRVARFDEHEAGTSNTVEEQVASQIVEEVIQEASSAVSEEAEAAAVQMVEDVVQQAEAAVYGLEAEDKGVQSYAAQEEVIVSDHATTAPDASETSEEAIESVAEQSSEQVETIKEDTLEETVSEKEVEVTQPEEPSVQEEVEQESEVTSEEIAIRTFAEQGSEKIEPAQEEPAVDEQESEVTSEEIAIRTIVEQSSEPAQEEPAAPEQESEVTTEEVAIKEHPQEIQAVEETPKAELKMTSEEAAIEAVAEQIQDETPEQAQVETVEAEQEVNTEEVAIKVEAEQIEEQVEEVQAEQTSVQDDTPKAEQEPEVNAEEEAIKTLAEQVEVLPEEAEPSSEVTTEEVEIKAIAEQVSEHAEPSSVPEETPKAEQEPEVTTEEVEIKEVEQVETLPEEVQAEQSSVPEETPQAEQEPVNAEEEAIKAQAEQVSEQVELPQEEVQAEQTPEPEVTTEEVAVKAIAEEVSEQAEVVQEEVQAVVLEDTPKVEQESEVTAEEIAIRTAVEQVSEQAPQEEVQAEQTSVPEEATKAEQESEVSTKEGAIKSEQAEPQQDETPVEAETPVTEEALEIEHPAVVRSKRMVSFDVPVEEPAPEAEEAMLTALAAKMEEAVAQQAEEAEIRAIAEDLVSEVLEQAEEVANQRLEEADAFELPIYDPATQKLVDGQVINRFDVLDSGEASTSAEVVEEVVQSFEVTEVSEAAPVSSEEPVVEEIPQPPEVKTVAAEVVETAPEAQELVEIPAVEEPAVEEVSVVSEAEIVETAPEAQELVEIPAVEEPAVEEVVEPVQEVAVVSEAAVEVPSEANEFAAQEAIVEEAKSVDVQEVSAVSEEASAVEATQEEVVETVAESNAVPEHVAVQESSDAVLESPVTQSVEVIQESAPVSEPVVEAVIEQAAGSSTEVEATVDEPSLPEYDPETQKLVDGIVIDRFEKVETPAAVPSSEATEMAVAEAEPAVLVEAELTAETVTAEEVVVSESQEVTVQEQTEAEPREDNKNVEIPAEVALEVAVQAETAEKQVEVQEPKESVAETATEVSAEQVIKSEEIHPVEVEAKSEQVTLEVQQPVETAQVVEQELSLTANLDDVCKMVAEAQESSVTRTEEVPKQVEVEEPQAFDTVIEPVEQKVQPEEVQEVVVEQKLEAVVEQLSVETTTEASIEEPVKLDEQKAEVTEAAQVSEQEPVKEAEPETVEAKEITVDAVPVVEEVASVEEAVKSDEAKAEEIVAETVPEPELVQEAEVVIETESTETKETIVEAEPVIEEVASVEEAVKSDEAKVEEAVAQASDQELVQQAEVISEIESTETKETIVEAVPAIEEVTSVEEAVQSDEAKAEEAEAAPEQEVVQEAEVVTEIESTETKETIVEAVPVVEEVTSVAVEEPMELVQKVEAVTESEQAVETEAVPVVEEVASVAVEESIKSEELVQQAEAVEEVPVEQPATESSNAAPCEPSKEEPVEFAASVQVEQPELVSETIITTEVVNDARSTEPVIYSGDETAAGVVESSDASAESKVQESVGKDKWEVFPRGPTIEEVTDDGVRGTSEGTASEEHVIKIEIEKRETTGMISEVVDEPEEGSGKQEVPASPVTIEPALDVISEHQEEVEAADVNHVVTAIQGLISAADEQLLKIDRIKQSAANNLSKETEETDNTEPAEKESPAAAADATSGHVVKHVDDDSSVTTASSRCNPEPEVTQKEEEVERQEVAVDEPEVAPKVVKKREAGAVPKKKRQTSNGGIGSTTTTTTATTASQEEEGRGLSKSGSTVKVIPMEKKVSYEPGHHASISRPTSPVQSVTLDSSIVECDAAESKCVLLETKVPQSSKVMLADSDHSVAKLDATATATSARTQEDTPFDLNLIVVFESVSNLNQGRSLELNVLLGSEPTTTQTTVVNSSGSGASSTTTRIASPTREVVLSGKMKLSLVKLDDIEKKSTDDVVVRAKDGSSQDKKPSRFGPNEE; encoded by the exons GACAACCGCTCGGCGAGAACGGTTCCGTCCCAGCTTCGGCCGCTCCAGTGTCCAACGGTAACGCTACCAGCCACGGTACCACGGTACAGGCGGAAATCAGCGTTGATTACGAGCAGCTGGCCGCCCAGTCGGAACGTCAAACCGCTGCAACGACAGACGTAGCTGTTCCGGCGAAGGAACAAGAGCAAGTGCAAGAGCAGCTCATCGAAGCGGTTCTTGCGGAGCTCGCCAACGCGTCGGCTGGTAGCGAACAGCCCAAAGAGACCGAATGCAACGAGCAATCCGTTGCGCAAGAATACGAGGACATCGTACAGCCGAGCTACGATCCCGCTACCGAGAAGGTAGTCGACGGAATCGTCGTGAAAAGGGTTGCACGATTCGACGAGCATGAAGCAGGAACGAGCAACACGGTAGAGGAGCAAGTAGCTAGTCAGATTGTGGAGGAAGTCATCCAGGAAGCGAGCAGCGCCGTCAGCGAGGAAGCCGAAGCAGCGGCGGTGCAGATGGTGGAGGACGTGGTACAGCAAGCGGAAGCCGCCGTTTACGGGCTCGAAGCCGAAGACAAGGGAGTGCAGAGCTACGCCGCGCAAGAGGAGGTCATCGTGAGCGATCACGCAACCACCGCTCCTGATGCTTCGGAAACGTCGGAAGAAGCGATCGAGTCTGTTGCCGAGCAAAGCTCGGAACAGGTCGAAACGATTAAAGAAGATACACTGGAAGAGACTGTAAGTGAGAAGGAAGTAGAAGTAACGCAACCCGAGGAACCTTCTGTACAGGAAGAAGTTGAGCAAGAGTCCGAAGTGACCTCTGAGGAAATCGCAATCAGAACGTTTGCTGAGCAAGGCTCTGAAAAAATCGAACCGGCTCAGGAGGAACCTGCTGTGGATGAACAAGAGTCCGAAGTGACCTCTGAGGAAATCGCAATCAGAACGATTGTGGAGCAGAGCTCGGAACCAGCTCAAGAGGAACCTGCTGCACCTGAACAAGAATCCGAGGTGACCACCGAAGAAGTTGCAATCAAGGAGCATCCGCAGGAAATCCAAGCAGTGGAAGAGACTCCCAAAGCTGAACTCAAAATGACCTCTGAAGAAGCCGCTATTGAGGCTGTTGCTGAGCAAATTCAGGACGAAACTCCAGAGCAAGCGCAGGTTGAAACTGTCGAAGCTGAGCAGGAAGTGAACACCGAAGAGGTTGCAATCAAGGTCGAAGCTGAACAAATTGAGGAGCAGGTTGAGGAAGTGCAGGCTGAGCAAACGTCTGTGCAGGATGACACTCCCAAAGCAGAGCAAGAACCCGAAGTGAACGCGGAAGAAGAGGCCATTAAGACGCTCGCGGAACAAGTTGAAGTTCTTCCAGAGGAAGCAGAGCCATCGTCTGAAGTCACAACTGAAGAAGTTGAAATCAAGGCCATTGCAGAACAAGTCTCTGAGCATGCAGAACCGTCTTCGGTGCCAGAAGAGACTCCTAAAGCTGAGCAAGAACCTGAAGTGACCACTGAAGAAGTCGAAATCAAGGAAGTCGAGCAAGTTGAAACTCTACCGGAGGAAGTGCAAGCAGAGCAATCTTCGGTGCCGGAAGAGACTCCCCAAGCCGAACAAGAGCCAGTAAACGCGGAAGAAGAGGCGATCAAGGCTCAAGCTGAACAAGTTTCCGAGCAAGTCGAACTCCCGCAAGAGGAAGTGCAAGCTGAGCAAACCCCGGAACCGGAAGTGACCACCGAAGAGGTTGCAGTCAAGGCTATTGCTGAAGAAGTCTCGGAACAAGCTGAAGTTGTTCAGGAAGAAGTTCAAGCAGTTGTATTGGAAGATACCCCTAAAGTCGAACAAGAGTCCGAAGTGACCGCTGAAGAGATCGCAATCAGGACTGCTGTCGAACAAGTCTCGGAGCAAGCTCCACAAGAGGAAGTTCAAGCTGAGCAAACTTCCGTGCCGGAAGAGGCTACCAAAGCGGAACAAGAGTCTGAAGTAAGCACTAAAGAGGGTGCAATCAAATCGGAACAAGCAGAACCTCAGCAAGACGAAACACCCGTGGAAGCGGAGACACCTGTAACGGAAGAAGCTCTCGAGATCGAACATCCAGCTGTAGTACGCAGCAAGCGAATggtttctttcgacgttcctgTCGAGGAACCAGCACCGGAAGCCGAAGAAGCCATGCTTACGGCACTGGCAGCGAAGATGGAGGAGGCCGTGGCGCAGCAAGCGGAGGAAGCGGAAATCCGAGCGATCGCCGAGGATCTGGTCAGCGAAGTGCTCGAGCAGGCGGAGGAAGTCGCCAACCAGAGGCTTGAGGAAGCCGACGCGTTTGAACTGCCAATCTACGACCCGGCGACGCAGAAGCTGGTCGATGGCCAGGTGATCAATCGGTTCGATGTGCTGGACTCTGGCGAGGCGTCGACCTCAGCTGAAGTTGTGGAGGAAGTGGTGCAATCTTTTGAGGTTACGGAAGTCAGTGAGGCGGCACCAGTTAGCAGCGAGGAACCGGTTGTGGAGGAAATTCCTCAGCCCCCAGAAGTGAAGACTGTCGCTGCGGAAGTTGTCGAGACTGCGCCAGAAGCTCAGGAACTTGTTGAAATCCCAGCAGTTGAGGAGCCTGCTGTGGAGGAAGTCAGCGTAGTCAGTGAGGCGGAAATTGTCGAGACTGCGCCAGAAGCTCAGGAACTTGTCGAAATCCCTGCAGTTGAGGAACCTGCTGTGGAGGAAGTTGTGGAGCCCGTGCAGGAAGTCGCCGTAGTCAGTGAAGCAGCGGTTGAGGTTCCATCTGAGGCAAATGAGTTTGCTGCTCAAGAAGCAATTGTCGAGGAAGCTAAGTCCGTTGATGTGCAAGAAGTTAGCGCAGTTAGTGAGGAAGCTTCAGCCGTGGAGGCAACTCAGGAGGAAGTTGTAGAGACTGTTGCTGAATCGAATGCTGTCCCAGAGCATGTCGCGGTACAGGAATCGAGCGATGCTGTGCTGGAGTCGCCTGTCACGCAAAGCGTTGAGGTCATCCAAGAATCAGCTCCAGTTTCGGAACCCGTTGTTGAAGCTGTCATCGAGCAAGCAGCTGGAAGCTCGACCGAAGTTGAAGCAACGGTTGATGAACCAAGCTTGCCGGAATACGACCCGGAAACTCAAAAGCTGGTTGACGGAATCGTGATTGACCGCTTCGAGAAGGTTGAAACTCCCGCTGCTGTGCCATCATCTGAAGCTACTGAAATGGCTGTGGCCGAAGCTGAACCTGCCGTTCTGGTTGAAGCTGAGCTTACTGCTGAAACGGTTACCGCCGAAGAAGTTGTTGTCTCTGAATCGCAAGAAGTCACTGTGCAGGAGCAAACGGAAGCGGAACCGCGTGAAGACAACAAGAACGTTGAGATTCCCGCTGAAGTTGCTCTCGAAGTTGCGGTACAAGCTGAAACTGCTGAAAAGCAGGTAGAGGTTCAAGAGCCGAAGGAATCCGTTGCAGAAACTGCGACTGAAGTCTCCGCGGAACAGGTCATCAAGAGTGAGGAGATCCATCCGGTTGAAGTTGAAGCAAAGAGCGAGCAGGTGACCCTGGAGGTACAGCAACCCGTTGAGACGGCTCAGGTTGTGGAGCAGGAGCTGTCCCTGACTGCGAACCTTGATGACGTGTGCAAGATGGTGGCGGAAGCTCAGGAATCGAGTGTGACTCGCACTGAAGAAGTCCCGAAGCAGGTGGAAGTTGAGGAACCACAAGCTTTTGATACAGTTATTGAGCCGGTTGAACAGAAGGTTCAGCCAGAAGAAGTTCAAGAGGTGGTTGTCGAACAGAAGCTTGAGGCTGTTGTGGAGCAGTTGAGCGTTGAGACGACAACGGAAGCATCGATTGAAGAACCGGTGAAGTTAGATGAACAGAAAGCTGAGGTTACTGAAGCTGCGCAAGTATCGGAACAGGAACCTGTTAAGGAAGCTGAGCCTGAAACAGTTGAAGCTAAGGAAATTACTGTTGATGCAGTACCAGTAGTCGAGGAAGTTGCATCGGTTGAGGAAGCGGTGAAGTCTGACGAAGCGAAAGCTGAGGAAATTGTAGCTGAAACAGTTCCAGAACCTGAACTGGTCCAGGAAGCAGAAGTAGTCATCGAAACTGAATCTACTGAAACTAAAGAGACTATCGTGGAAGCAGAACCAGTCATCGAGGAAGTCGCATCGGTTGAAGAAGCGGTGAAATCTGACGAAGCGAAAGTTGAGGAAGCCGTAGCTCAAGCTTCAGATCAGGAACTTGTTCAGCAAGCTGAAGTTATCTCCGAAATCGAATCCACTGAAACTAAAGAGACAATCGTGGAAGCAGTACCAGCAATCGAGGAAGTCACATCGGTTGAGGAAGCGGTGCAGTCTGACGAAGCGAAAGCTGAGGAAGCAGAAGCAGCACCAGAACAAGAAGTCGTTCAGGAAGCTGAAGTAGTAACCGAAATTGAATCCACTGAAACTAAAGAGACTATCGTGGAAGCAGTACCAGTAGTCGAGGAAGTCACATCAGTTGCTGTCGAAGAACCGATGGAACTAGTCCAGAAAGTTGAAGCAGTGACAGAGTCTGAACAAGCTGTTGAAACGGAAGCTGTACCAGTTGTCGAGGAAGTTGCATCAGTCGCTGTTGAAGAATCAATTAAATCTGAAGAACTAGTCCAGCAAGCTGAAGCCGTTGAGGAAGTACCAGTCGAGCAACCAGCAACTGAATCGAGCAACGCTGCACCCTGCGAACCCTCGAAAGAGGAACCTGTGGAATTTGCTGCATCTGTACAAGTAGAGCAGCCGGAGCTCGTTTCGGAGACGATCATCACCACGGAAGTGGTGAACGACGCCAGATCTACCGAGCCGGTGATCTACAGCGGAGACGAAACCGCTGCCGGAGTGGTGGAAAGCAGCGATGCTAGTGCGGAAAGCAAGGTGCAGGAGTCGGTCGGGAAGGATAAGTGGGAGGTGTTTCCACGTGGTCCGACCATCGAGGAGGTGACGGACGATGGAGTTCGGGGAACTTCGGAGGGTACCGCGAGTGAGGAGCACGTCATCAAGATTGAGATTGAGAAGCGTGAAACGACGGGAATGATTTCGGAAGTGGTGGATGAGCCAGAGGAGGGAAGCGGCAAGCAAGAGGTGCCGGCTTCGCCGGTGACTATCGAACCTGCGCTGGACGTCATTTCCGAACACCAGGAAGAGGTTGAGGCGGCTGATGTGAACCACG TCGTCACGGCAATTCAAGGTCTGATTAGCGCAGCGGACGAGCAGTTACTAAAGATAGATAGAATTAAGCAATCGGCAGCAAACAACTTAAGCAAG GAAACAGAAGAAACCGACAATACCGAACCGGCTGAGAAGGAATCCCCGGCGGCTGCGGCTGATGCCACCAGCGGACACGTGGTCAAACACGTGGACGACGACAGCAGCGTCACCACCGCAAGCAGCAGGTGCAATCCGGAACCGGAAGTCAcccaaaaagaagaagaagtggaACGACAAGAAGTAGCTGTAGACGAGCCGGAAGTAGCCCCGAAGGTCGTGAAGAAGCGTGAAGCCGGAGCGGTGCCGAAGAAGAAGCGTCAAACGAGCAACGGTGGCATCGGtagcacaacaacaacaacaacagcaacaacggcTAGCCAGGAAGAGGAAGGACGTGGCCTGAGCAAGAGCGGAAGCACCGTCAAAGTGATACCGATGGAGAAGAAGGTTTCGTACGAGCCGGGACATCACGCGTCCATCAGCCGGCCCACGAGCCCGGTGCAGTCGGTCACGCTGGATTCG TCAATCGTCGAGTGCGATGCAGCGGAATCCAAGTGCGTGCTGCTCGAAACGAAAGTGCCACAATCGTCCAAGGTTATGTTGGCCGATTCGGACCATTCCGTGGCAAAGCTGGACGCAACCGCCACTGCCACTAGCGCACGAACCCAGGAGGATACGCCG TTCGATTTAAATCTGATCGTGGTGTTTGAGTCGGTCTCGAACCTGAACCAGGGCCGAAGCCTGGAGCTCAACGTTTTGCTGGGCTCGGAACCGACCACCACCCAAACCACGGTGGTCAATTCCTCGGGCTCCGGTGCCTCCTCCACAACGACCCGCATAGCATCCCCAACGAGGGAG GTGGTGCTCAGCGGCAAGATGAAACTTTCATTAGTCAAGTTGGACGACATCGAGAAAAAATCTACGGACG ACGTCGTGGTAAGAGCCAAGGATGGCAGCAGCCAGGACAAGAAACCCTCTCGCTTCGGTCCCAATGAGGAGTAA